From the Scylla paramamosain isolate STU-SP2022 chromosome 13, ASM3559412v1, whole genome shotgun sequence genome, the window TTCTCAgtcaactttcctctttttcgaAGTTCACGAGATCTTTCATTCATGTCGCTTATTCCCCTTTCTTGTaatacctcttccttctcctatccTTCCCAGCTTATCCTCAGTAGCTCTTACCCTTTCCCTACTCTCCAACTTTCACAGCCCCACTCATGCCTCTTAgacccttccttgccttcttagCCCCTCGCCCCCAGTCACCATTCCTCGGCAGTCCCTTTCAGACCATTTGTTTCATCCTGCCTCAAGTCCTCCTGAATATTTTCTCCTAAATTCACTTGATTGTGTAAAGAAACCGTGGATTTttgttctgtctttcttttaacAGCACGCGAGCAGGACTGGGAGCATTAATACAGCcgtcaaactctctctctctctctctctctctctctctctctctctctctctaagtcttcCTCCAGCCTCCGGTTCCGACGCAGATTCAGATATATTTAAACCAATTTATGAGTCGCCACGGCTTCACGTGCGGCTGACACGGAATTACGCCACCAGTGGAACTCTTGAAGGCACTGCTGGGCGAGGGAGGCTCCTGACGGGGGCGCGGGACAAGAACGGCTGGGGGGGGAAGAggtcaaggagaaggaggaggaagaggaggagaaagatgaggacgaatgggaggaaatagaagtttggagaaatgaaggaaaatggagatggaaagaaggaaaagaaaataaaaaaagttgttttcATTTGACCGGGGAGAACGACActggcgaggaggaagaggccgaggacgaggagaaggaggagaaggaggatgaggaggagggtatgGAAATAGGGATAAATGAatatgaaatagaaaaggagatcgaagaagagaaggaggaggagaaggatgacaaGGAGGACTAGGAGGTTACGGAAATATGGAGGAATTAAGGAAAATacaaatggaaaggaggaaggttgGATGGAAAAgagggtgaaaaaaaggagctttcattcattatttgtgtgtattatatctcactgtcattatcatcatcatcatcatcatcatcatcattatcatcatcattatcatcatcaccaccaaacagagataggaggaaagaaagaaggacggatggaaaagaggaaaaaaaaaaaaaagtcttgattCATTATCTATGTATTTCGCATCTCACTGTCATctctaccatcatcatcataatcacggcccaccaccaccaccgccaccaccatcgtaTAGTAGGGAGGGACGAGcagcagggtggtggtggtggtggtggaaggatcGAAGGCGGGAGTCTAGACCACCAGCAGCGGGAGGATGTTGTCAGTAGCGAATCGGCGTCGTGGCGGGAGGAGGTTTGCGCAGTCCTCCCTTGGTCCTGGCACTCCGCCGCCCCTTCATTAGCAGCCTGTGCCACTGGTCTGCCACCACCGCCCACTGGTCAGCGCCACTGCAGGTACAGCCACACTCCCACAGGCACACATCCTCAGGCGCTGGCAGGGaagaaagcaacacacacacacacacacacacacacacacacacacacacacacacacacagagagagagagagagagagagagagagagagagagagagagagagagagagggggttgaGCACGGGGTGGCTGACAAGCAAGACACACAAGTTACTCGTAATACACGTACACAATAAGAGAAGTGtaaccctcccctttccttccatccctccctccctccctccatccctctggTCGCACGCCGCTCATCCTCTGCCTCTACACGCTGACGCAGAGGAACAAGACGCTGGTACTGGGAGCAGACTGGACGCATGAGGCTGCACGTTCACCATGAGGAGTTAAACGTCAATATCCAGAAACGTGATTTAGAGGAGAAGAAACGTTGGCAAGGCTGTTTCAGTGCCAGACAAAGACATGGAGTGCTAAAGAGTGCCCGCAAAATGTTCAGTAAAACGGAAACCgagaaataaaataggaaaagaagaaattaaatagaaTCACGCAGTGTAGCAAGTGTCGGCCTCAAACTCTTCGTCGTAAATCATAACACGAACGAACGCTTGAGAATACGTAAAGGTTtgaagcggtggtggtggtggtggtggggtagtTATAATAGTGGTGATATTGGTAGTGTTTGCTGTAGTATCCCCTAATTTTtcctgttgttgtcgttgcggtagtggtggtggtggtggtggcggtggtgggatagttataatggtggtgatataagtagtatttgttgtagtATACCCTgattttttcctgttaatgtttttgtggtggtggttgtgacgtCGGGGGCGGCAGCAGGAGTGACTgtcatgatgatggtggtggtggatgtggtagtgatggaggtggtAATCACAGCGTGAATAATGGCCTGGGTGCTGTGGAGACGACGAGAGGgcggagaaaggaggagggagaaagaagagggaaggtttAGACACGTGAGGCGAGGAAGAGACGAAACAAATGAatgagaagggaatggaaagaggaaggagagggagagaggaaggagaggggcggTTTAGAGGgaagatttagagagagagagagagaaagaatgaggaaggttTATacgtgaggagaggaggagacggaatgaatggaagggaagggaagggaaggtgctAAGTGATCTTACTTCACTGTTTCATTGCTGGGATACGGTAGCCTGGTCGCGGCCTCTCCTGCTGGGGGTATTGACGGCACCAGCCCCGCCAGGCCCCGATACGTTCATCTAGGCACCGCTAGGCCCCGCAAACCCCCGCCTCCAGGACTTGCCAGGTCTCGCTAGCTAGTTTTCCGTCACAAGGCCTCTcgcatgctgtgtgtgtgtgtgtgtgtgtgtgtgtgtgtgtgtgtgaggcagacGCCACTGATACTGCAAACTTCAAGGGTacacattctgatcctcttaGATACTGAcaccctgactctctctctctctctctctctctctctctctctctctctctctctctctctctctctctctctctctctctctctctctctctctctctctctctctctctctctctctctctctctctctctctctctctctctctctctctctctctctctctctctctctctctctgctgttaaCACGACGTGAAGCTTGAAACACTTGCTtcctgcactgaaaacttttgTTGCTACGGGACAGGCGGCAGGGAACGAAGGCGGCAGGAATCATGCTACAAGCCAAACGGAGCCACGAACCGCCTCACTCCGCCAAGCATATGTAACTCTGCTCTTATTAACACTTACACTCCTTTCTTTATATCCAATGTGGTAATGGTATACTAGATTCATGGATAAGGTTTTTCATCTGCTATTTTCTGACATTCCCGATCAATCAccgttttaattttcttttattcgtaAATACGCatcgtgttgtgttgtgttgtcttgtgCGCCaaacttttttgttgttgaagTCTACGGGCCAAGACTCACCATCTCATGCACCGCTGCTTACTTATGGTGTGCtagaaatgtgaagaagagcGTCTTACTTTCGTTCTAATTTGGATAAGGGATTAGTTCAGATTGCTAACGAGATGGGGACAGATGAGTAAGTGATGTGTGGGTATGTTGATCCGTAGAGTTTCTTATAAATTATGCTTAAGCAttataatatgataataataatagttatcattattattattattattattattattattattattattattattattattattattataatgataataatgataatatgaataataatgataatgataataacacttcccaacctctctctctctctctctctctctctctctctttcgttgaTAAACGTAAGAGAGTGcatatttggagagagagagagagagagagagagagagagagagagagagagagagagagagagagagagagagagagagagagagagagatggcctaAACATTTTGAAATACTGACAGGTGAACCTTAATCAGAATTACTCTTTCAGTAAGTTCTGTTCTGCTCACTCCCCACCAGCTTTCTTCTGAGACTTTCTTTCCGCacctccccgtccctccccttccccttctccttctcttccccctccccttcccttatcttccttccctcccttccctttcctctcccttctcccccggACGTGTAAGCCGTCAAGTGTCAGGCAGTTGACGAGAGGCGCTCCCCTAGTTCCCTCTTAAAGCTGACACCCCAcgcctccctctgtccctctctctctccttcatagcttgttattcttccctttcgtcattcatccttatttcttcttcctatctccctaCCTGTGCTTGCTTTATCCATAATTTTCTACATACATTTCATCTTGTTTTGATCTCCCCTTCTCAAGCCACGCTGCCTCACTCTGCGGTGGCTGGAGGGAGGACGGGTCAGGCAGAGCTTATGAGGAGCAGACTTCTtatatcttcttcctttaagCCTCGCTTGTGTTCCCACGGTAACACAAGCAGTCTGGCTTCAAAAGAAAATGTCAGCCTGCTATTACGCTCGTGTCTCCCTCAGGCACCAGCGACACCAGGAAAGACAGCGCCGCACTGCTGCCAGGTCAGCGTCtcgccgcctcgccgcctcTCCGCCCTGCGCCATGGGGGAGGGCTTGGGCTGCTGAGTGAGGGGGCGGCCACATCATCAGCGGCAAGTGGCAGCAGCGAGTGGCAGTTCGCGCCGCAACTCGCCTCGCTGCAGTGCCCCCAGGTGGTCCCGGAGGAGGGCAAGGCGTGGAGCCATGGCTGGCGGCCGTGAGTctctgtggtggtgagggcggcCATGCAGGGGGAGAAGGTGGGCGGGAGGGTGGCGACATGGGTAGCAGGGGTAGTTGGAGTGTGGGCGGGCATCGCAGCCCTCGGAGCCCTAGTGGCCGCCCTGCTGTCCCCGCAGTGGGCGTTAGTGAGGGAGCCCATGATGCTGGGAGAGGAGCCGCCCGCACAGGAGGTACAGGAGGCCTGGCAGGGGCGTGGCGTATCAGGCGATGGGCGGGACctgcagcaacagcaccagcagcagcagcgtggcGAGCACCGCCCCGTCCTGACCATCGTCACCTTCAGGCTGGGCCTCTGGACGGCCTGCCCGCACATCAACACCTCGCGGCTCCATGTCAGTTAGTACCTCCCTGGTTCTGGTCTTTCATAAACGCAAGATGAGTGGTACACAGGACAGTACGTAGTATGTTGTATGCTAGTACGTAGGTAGATTAATGACTGCTTAAATGGATACCAATTGCCTCTGTTGTTTTTCCAGAGGTAGCGTCACCTGAGTGCAGCAGCGTGAGCTACGGATGGCAACCAGTGACCCATAAAGACCTCAAGCTGCCTGCCCCTGCCCCCCTCATGCAGACCGTCCTGGCTAGGATGAGGTGAGGTCTCCTTCCTACATGTGATGCCACTAgacacactctctcacacactgtAATTCCCTGCAGCCACATACACCTTACGTATGAACAGTATTGCTTTAGCCCCCTACCCTGTCCCTGCTCGCCCGCTCAGCTATTGTCAAAAGACCGCATGCGGATGAGGCCCATCTCTTCCCCCATTCCTCATCCAAGATGAACTCTCGAGTTGTGTACATTCTTTTACAATATAGATAAAATCTTCCATCCTCAGACTATCGACATTGTTTCTGGTGGGAGCGTGCGGGCTGCTGGGGGCCGGCTGCCTTCTGGCGGTGGTGGGCCGCTGCTGCTACCCGCACGTCGCCTTCCTGGCTGCTCTCCTCTATTCCTTGGCAGGTGGGCAAACATCATAATTTTTTAGGACATCCTGTCTTTAGCAGGGCGTAATGTTGAGCTTTACGCTGTCCTCAACACACTGTCCTTCCCGCCAGGCTtgagtgtgggcgtgggcgtggtgtgGTTCGTGTCCGTGGTGTCTGAGGAGTACGGTGTGGCCTCTGGTCGACGCACGAGCTGGTCTGCCATGTACGCCTACACGTACGGCTGGTCCCTGATGGCAGCAGGCGGGGCGGGCGTGTCTGCAATGTTAGCTGCCCTCCTCACGGGGCACGCCCATCTTGGGCGACACGCGCCCCTGCTGAGGACGAGAACGAGCAGCACCGAGGAGAGCCTGGCGCGACCGCTACTCAGGTGTCGCAGCGAAGGGTGCTTGGGGCAGCGCTCCTTCACGTCAGACACCATCAGAACCTACCTCACCTGTGACTCCCGCCGCCATGCCCCGCGCCCCGCACACGCAGCCgccaccccttccctccatcagtgTTCTTCTATTGTGGATCTGACGCGGCCCCAGGACGAGCCTCCGCCGTCCCTGGCCGCCCACCCAGCCTCGCGACGCTCCTCGCGTGCCACTGTTCTCAGCGACGACGCCCAGCAGCTGCAGCACTCCCAGAAGGAACACCAGCAGGCGCCGCTTCCTCAGCCGCAGCACCGACAGCAGCAAGAAGCCCAGCAagaacagcaccagcagcagcaacagcagcagcaacagcagcaacagcagcagcagcagcaacaacaacagcaacagcaacaacaacaacaacagcaacagcaacaacagcagcaacaacaacagatgcAAGGCGGGCGGAGTTGGTTGGGGGAGCCGTCTCGCGTCATCATTGAGGCTCCCCGCGCACCTCTACCACCGGtggttcctcctccccctctcagctcctcttcttcgtctccgtCACCTCTTGAGCCGCCCCTGCCGCCCGtgatcaccaacaccaccgccaccaccaccaccaccaccacgagcggCAGGTCGGGAGGCACGGGGCGGCTTAGCAAGGTGGAGCCCCCACGCCTACCGGAATATAGTTCCTTCAAGGGGGACTACACCCGCTCCCTGCCGCGCGAGGCCCGTCAGATGGCAGTGTTCGAGCGTCGCGGCGGCCAGCgctccaccaccctcacccgCCCCCCAACCAAGGTGTCCTCTGAGGTATGAGATCAGGACCCTCCCAGGAAGTGCCCCGCCCAGcctagagaggaggaagagacgtggGTGTGAGTTCGCCTCGCTACACCacacctgtctcctcctccctcctacagaGCTTCCAATGTAGTTTTTGAATCCTGGATCAGACCAGGCAGTCTGCCACGCACTGGGAAGCT encodes:
- the LOC135106606 gene encoding uncharacterized protein LOC135106606; the protein is MQGEKVGGRVATWVAGVVGVWAGIAALGALVAALLSPQWALVREPMMLGEEPPAQEVQEAWQGRGVSGDGRDLQQQHQQQQRGEHRPVLTIVTFRLGLWTACPHINTSRLHVKVASPECSSVSYGWQPVTHKDLKLPAPAPLMQTVLARMRLSTLFLVGACGLLGAGCLLAVVGRCCYPHVAFLAALLYSLAGLSVGVGVVWFVSVVSEEYGVASGRRTSWSAMYAYTYGWSLMAAGGAGVSAMLAALLTGHAHLGRHAPLLRTRTSSTEESLARPLLRCRSEGCLGQRSFTSDTIRTYLTCDSRRHAPRPAHAAATPSLHQCSSIVDLTRPQDEPPPSLAAHPASRRSSRATVLSDDAQQLQHSQKEHQQAPLPQPQHRQQQEAQQEQHQQQQQQQQQQQQQQQQQQQQQQQQQQQQQQQQQQQQQQMQGGRSWLGEPSRVIIEAPRAPLPPVVPPPPLSSSSSSPSPLEPPLPPVITNTTATTTTTTTSGRSGGTGRLSKVEPPRLPEYSSFKGDYTRSLPREARQMAVFERRGGQRSTTLTRPPTKVSSEV